In Fusarium oxysporum Fo47 chromosome XII, complete sequence, one DNA window encodes the following:
- a CDS encoding peroxidase/catalase produces the protein MPRFLFPSSRILSLSVARRTLNLNLNQQFTRLSLHTSAPKMADERKCPVAHKVPNVAGHGVTHQKWWPEALKTNILRQHSAVTNPYGENFNYAEAFNSIDYNELKEDLRKVCRDSQDWWPADFGHYGGLFVRMSWHAVGTYRIFDGRGGGRQGQQRFAPLNSWPDNVSLDKARRLLWPVKQKYGNKVSWADLIVMAGNVALEDMGFKTIGFAAGRPDTWEADEATYYGGEDTWLGNDVRYSDGHPGTTKPGATDSDQAPHKNIHTRELEKPLAAAHHGLIYVNPEGPDGNPDPVAAARDIRETFGRMAMNDEETVALIAGGHTVGKTHGAGSTDHVGPEPEAADLAQQGLGWSNSYKTGKGPHTTTSGLEVTWTSTPVKWSHDYLKYLFQFEWELTKSPAGAHQWVAKDANATVPDAFDPNKKQKPTMLTTDLSLRFDPEYEKISRRFLENPDQFNEAFAKAWFKLTHRDMGPRDRYLGPEVPKEVFLWQDPVPERDYKLVDDGDISAIKNEILKSGVDVSKLVSTAWASASTFRGSDLRGGANGARIRLQPQKDWEVNNPAQLSKVLSTLEGIQKKFNDSQSSGKAISLADVIVLAGSAAVEKAAKDAGVNITVPFAPGRTDATQEQTDVKSVNHLQPFADGFRNYGSSTDRVKLEHQLIDRAQLLTLSVPELTALIGGLRALNTNYDGSSHGIFTNRPGVLTNDFFVNLLDMSTEWKAVGNSDIFEGTDRKTGAKKWTGTRVDLVFGSHAELRATAETYAEAGGQERLVKDFVAAWTKVMNLDRFDLANGSSPKASPRL, from the exons ATGCCTCGGTTtctcttcccttcctctCGTATTCTGTCCTTGTCTGTTGCGAGGAGGACTCtgaatctgaatctgaaCCAACAATTCACCAGATTATCGCTTCACACCTCAGCTCCAAAAATGGCCGACGAGAGAAAGTGTCCCGTGGCCCACAAGGTCCCCAACGTCGCTGGTCACGGCGTTACCCATCAGAAGTGGTGGCCCGAGGCTCTCAAGACCAATATTCTTCGTCAGCATAGCGCCGTCACCAACCCCTACGGCGAGAACTTCAACTACGCCGAGGCTTTCAACTCTATTGACTACAACGAGCTTAAGGAGGATCTGCGAAAGGTCTGCCGCGATTCGCAGGACTGGTGGCCTGCTGATTTCGGCCACTATGGTGGTCTCTTTGTCCGTATGTCGTGGCACGCTGTTGGAACATACCGTATCTTCGATGGCCGAGGTGGCGGCCGACAG GGTCAGCAAAGATTCGCCCCCCTCAACTCTTGGCCCGATAACGTTTCCCTCGACAAGGCCCGCCGTCTTCTGTGGCCCGTCAAGCAAAAGTACGGCAACAAGGTCTCATGGGCCGACCTGATCGTCATGGCTGGCAACGTCGCCCTCGAGGATATGGGCTTCAAGACCATTGGTTTCGCCGCTGGTCGTCCGGATACTTGGGAGGCTGACGAGGCTACCTACTACGGTGGCGAGGATACTTGGCTCGGAAACGACGTCCGTTACTCTGATGGCCACCCCGGAACCACCAAGCCTGGCGCTACCGATTCCGATCAGGCTCCCCACAAGAACATTCACACCcgcgagcttgagaagcctCTGGCTGCTGCTCACCACGGTCTTATTTATGTTAACCCTG AGGGTCCTGATGGCAACCCCGACCCCGTCGCCGCTGCCCGTGACATCCGCGAGACCTTCGGTCGCATGGCCATGAACGACGAGGAGACCGTCGCCCTCATCGCCGGTGGTCATACCGTCGGAAAGACTCACGGCGCTGGCTCAACCGACCACGTCGGCCCCGAGCCCGAGGCCGCTGATCTCGCCCAGCAGGGTCTCGGCTGGTCCAACAGCTACAAGACCGGCAAGGGTCCTCACACAACCACCTCCGGCCTCGAGGTTACCTGGACCAGCACTCCCGTCAAGTGGAGCCACGACTACCTCAAGTACCTCTTCCAGTTCGAATGGGAGCTCACAAAGAGCCCTGCTGGCGCTCACCAGTGGGTTGCCAAGGATGCCAACGCCACTGTTCCTGATGCCTTCGACCccaacaagaagcagaagcctACCATGTTGACCACCGATTTGTCTCTGCGATTCGACCCTGAGTACGAGAAGATCTCTCGTCGCTTCCTCGAGAACCCAGATCAGTTCAACGAGGCTTTCGCCAAGGCCTGGTTCAAGCTTACCCACCGTGACATGGGTCCCCGCGACCGATACCTCGGCCCTGAGGTCCCCAAGGAGGTCTTCCTCTGGCAAGACCCCGTTCCCGAGCGTGACTACAAGCTCGTCGACGATGGCGATATTTCCGCCATCAAGAACGAGATCCTCAAGTCTGGTGTTGACGTCTCCAAGCTCGTCTCTACCGCTTGGGCCTCCGCCTCCACCTTCCGAGGCAGTGATCTCCGCGGTGGTGCCAATGGCGCCCGTATCCGCCTTCAGCCGCAGAAGGACTGGGAGGTCAACAACCCCGCTCAATTGAGCAAGGTCCTCAGCACTCTTGAGGGCATCCAGAAGAAGTTCAACGACTCTCAGTCCAGCGGCAAGGCTATCTCCCTTGCTGATGTTATTGTTCTTGCTGGTTCCGCCGCcgttgagaaggctgctaAGGATGCCGGTGTTAACATCACCGTGCCCTTCGCACCCGGCCGCACCGACGCTACACAGGAGCAGACCGACGTCAAGTCCGTCAACCACCTTCAGCCTTTCGCCGATGGTTTCCGTAACTACGGCTCTTCTACAGACCGCGTCAAGCTTGAACACCAGCTCATTGACCGCGCTCAACTCCTCACCCTCAGCGTCCCTGAGCTCACCGCTCTCATCGGTGGTCTCCGTgccctcaacaccaactaTGACGGCTCATCGCATGGTATCTTCACCAACCGTCCTGGTGTTCTGACCAACGACTTCTTCGTCAACCTGCTCGACATGAGCACTGAGTGGAAGGCCGTTGGAAACAGTGATATCTTCGAGGGTACTGATCGCAAGACTGGTGCCAAGAAGTGGACCGGTACCCGTGTCGATCTTGTCTTTGGTTCACATGCTGAGCTCCGCGCTACAGCTGAGACATATGCTGAGGCTGGTGGACAGGAAAGGCTTGTCAAGGACTTTGTTGCTGCTTGGACCAAGGTGATGAACCTGGACCGATTTGATCTTGCGAACGGTTCTTCACCCAAGGCCTCTCCTCGACTGTAA